Genomic DNA from Chlorogloeopsis sp. ULAP01:
TATTGCTAGAAAAAATACGTATATTAATAGATGTAGACACTGTTACAGTTCTTTTGCCAACATCTGATGGACAGCAATTGGCTGTATGTGCCACCATTGGGCTAGAAGAAGAAATTTTAGAAGATATTCGAATACCTCTCAGTTGTGGTTTTGCTGGTAAAATCGCCGCTGAGGGTAAGTATATGATTGTAGATGACTTGTCAAAAATAGAGGTAGTAAGTCCGATTCTGCGTAACAAGGGAATCCGCTCAATGCTTGGTGTTCCATTGGTGCTGAAATACCAAGCCAACGGCGTTCTCCATGTTGGTACTTTTCGCTCCCGCCAATTCACTGAAGAAGATATGCAACAACTAAAAATTGTTGTTGAGCATATTGGGTTAGCAATTGAATCCTTATTAGGAAATAGAAAAATTATTAGCCTCAATGCAGACCAACTTGGTAATGTTTGTACCAAATATGTGGAAGTGAAAAGAGAAAAACCTCTGGAGATATGTGTAGTAAATAATACAACATTAATAAGATTAATCCAATTATTCAAAAGATTAATTGATGCAAATTTTAGTCAAATACATATTTGCTGGTATAGAGTATAGCGGTGCTAAATCATTTGTTCAGGTGTAGAAACTCTCTGATGCTGAGTCTAGAATGTTGAGCGATCGCTCCTTTTCACTCTCCCTTCACAACTAAACTTTCCATTGCCATCTGCAAATCTTTCGTTAAGTCGGCAACAGCTTGTCTGGCACCTTGGCGACTGCCTTTATAAACCGGATACCTTTCTGAAACAGATAGTGGCTCACCTATAGTAATTTTCGCCCGTTGCTTACCTAGTGGCGGAGATTTAAATGGATTACCGCCTTTAATCCGAGTCACCATATCTCGGATGAGTGAAGTTGTCTCAGCAAATCTTTCTGCTGTGGGTTTTTCGCGCACGTACTTGCCTGTCACAGCAACAAAACTTTCTACTAAACGCATATGCCACATCCGTAAATTGGCTTCTTCGGCAACACGATCGCCTAATGCTTTTTCTAATGGTGATAGTGCTTTGATATCTTTGTATTCTTCTCTAAAAATATAATTCCAACCAGCCTGTTCGACACGCCGACAGCGATCGCTAAAGTTTCCTTTTGGTTGTAAATCAAAATACTGCTCTGCTACTTGTAAAACTACATCTAAAAGCACATACAGACGAGCGGCTATTACCTCGTTCGCATCTTCGGTTTGATTTTTTACTTCTGGCAGTTTTTGATGGTAGAACCGCGTGTAAAATTGTTCCATCAAAGATAGCAAGCGTTCAGATAACCGCAACAGGCGAGGATAGAGCGACTCTATTGGAGAAATATTGTTGTATGCTTTTGCATCGACAGGTAAACCGCTAGCTGCTTCTAATTCACTTAACAGTTTGGCGATCGCATTCCAAGGCGCTTCGATGTAACTGTATTGGATGCTAATTGGTACAATGAGTACCTGTTGATCTCGTCCGGCTTTTTGCAAGTCTTCAGCGCACCAAAAGCCCAATTGTGCGATTCCGGGTTCGAGTGGGTTGACTAGCTCCGAAAGTCCATTTGTGGCTCCTTCTGGCGCTGCTGCCATTGGGAAACGCCCATTGGCAAACAAATCACGAGCTGAACGCAAACCCGTCCAATCAGCCTTACCGCGTTGGATTGGCGTGCCACCCAGGCTAGAAGCGATCCAGCCAATATGTGAGCCAGCCCACAAAGGAATACCGCGATCGTAGATAAAATGGGCATGAATTGGGCGCTGTAGGGATACTCCCATCTGTCGTGCTACCTTTGGCACGATTTGGGAAAACAAGTAGCCCAGGCAAAATGGATCTTGTGTTTTAGGATGACGAAATGCTATCAAAAAGCGGATCTTTCCCTCCTGAAATTGACGATAGAGATCCACCAAAACTTCTACGTCATCTGCTTCAATTTGGCTAATTGCTGATTTCCAGCGTAACCAAGTGGGTAGCAACAGATGAACGGCTTCTAAAAACCAAGGCTTGAATGCTGGCGGGATAAATTCCAGGGGTGGCTGTGCTTGATGAATTATTTCGGGCAAGGTGGTTTCCTCTTAAGAAATAAGGCAGAAGGCAGAAGGCAGAGGGCAGGAGGCAGAAGGAAGAGGATTTGATTTGTTTGTTTCATTTGTAGCGGGTGGTACACCGCTGGTGCGGCTGCCCTCAAAAGGATGAAGGAAACAGTAGTCGAGAGTCAGAATATTCTGAATTCTGTAGACGCCCTCCGGGCGGCTTCCCGTAGGGTATTCTGGATTTTAAGTTTTTATTGATACCTATTTCATACTTCAACCTTCATATAGACTTTAACTGAGTTCGAGATTAGCGAAACTGGAAAGGGGACAAACGATGCGACTGTCACAAATGTTATTTGTTACGCTCCGGGATGATCCTGCTGATGCAGAAATTCCCAGTCATAAATTATTACTCCGCGCAGGTTATATTCGTCGCATCGGTAGTGGTATATATGCTTATCTCCCGCTGATGTGGCGGGTATTGCAAAAAGTCTCCCAAATAGTAAGGGAAGAGATGAATGCTACGGGCGCGCAAGAGTGTCTCTTACCCCAATTACAACCTGCCGAGCTATGGCGTGAATCTGGCAGATGGGATACTTACACTCAAGCAGAAGGTATCATGTTTGCCCTTGTAGATCGGCGCGAGCAAGAATTAGCATTGGGGCCAACTCACGAGGAAGTAATCACAACGATCGCTCGTGATCTGATCCGCTCTTACCGTCAGCTACCACTACATCTGTATCAAATTCAAACTAAGTTCCGCGATGAAATTCGTCCCCGCTTTGGATTGATGCGCGGACGAGAATTTATCATGAAGGATGGCTACTCGTTCCACGAAGACGAAGAAAGCCTAAAAAAAACTTATCAGGATATGTACCAAGCCTACAGTAATATGCTGCGGCGCTCTGGTTTGGCTTTTCGTGCTGTAGAAGCAGATTCTGGTGCTATTGGTGGTTCTGGTTCTACAGAATTTATGGTGTTGGCGGAAGCTGGTGAAGATGAAGTTCTCTACACCGAAGATGGACAATATGCAGCCAATGTGGAAAAAGCTGTGTCTTTAACGGCGGATGCTGAACCCTCAACGTTTACAAGTTATGAAAAACGGGAAACTCCGGGAACAGAGACAATTGAAAAACTCTGTGCTTTCTTGAAGTGTTCTCCGACTCAAATAGTTAAGAATGTTCTCTACCAGGCACTTTATGATCATGCCACTACGGTTTTGGTATTGGTGAGTATCCGAGGGGATCAGGAAGTTAATGAAGTCAAGTTACAGAATGAATTGACAAAGTTGGCTTCCCAATACGGTGCGAAGACAGTTTTGAAGTTAGCAGTGCCAGATGTAGATACGCAGAAGAAATGGGCGGCTAAACCCTTGCCTTTAGGTTATATTGCCCCTGATGTTGCAGATGATTATATTCAGTCTGCCAAGGATATTGCGCCTAAGTTTTTGCGCTTGGTAGATAAAACTGCAACTGATTTAAAGAACTTTGTGACAGGCTCAAATGAATCTGGTTATCACGTAGTTGGTGCTAACTGGGGCGAGCAATTTAAACTACCAGATGATATCGTAGATGTGCGTAAAGCTAGACCAGGCGATCGCGCAATCCACAATCCAGAACAAACTTTAAAAAGCGCTCGCGGCATTGAAGTTGGTCACATTTTCCAATTAGGGACAGAATATTCCCAAGTAATGGCAGCAAATTATACCAACGAACAGGGTGAAGAAAAACCGCTAGTCATGGGTTGTTATGGTGTGGGAGTTTCCCGACTGGCACAAGCAGCAGTAGAGCAATCCTACGATAAAGATGGAATTATTTGGCCTGTTGCGATCGCGCCTTATCATGCTATTGTGACAATTCCAAATATTAACGACGCTCAACAAGTAGAAATTGCCGAAAAACTTTACACAGAATTAAATCAAGCCAGAATTGAAACTCTACTCGATGACCGCAATGAACGAGCGGGAGTTAAATTTAAAGATGCTGACTTAATCGGCATACCTTACAGGATTGTCACTGGGAGAGCGATCGCTAATGGCAAAGTCGAAGTAGTTGAACGCGCTACCCATAATTCTCAAGAAATTCCAATTACAGAAGTAGTGTCTACTATTAAGCAATGGATTATCCAAGCAATAGAGGCTAAAAATTAAAGAAAGGCAGGGCAGGAGGCAGCCTCACCATCTGCCTCCTGCCTTCTTAACTCTAATTCCCAAAACGTATGGAATTGCTGACAATCCTCGTATCAGGCTTGCTGGGTTTAATAGTTCCTTTGGGGCTGGTAATTGACAGCACTGCTGAAAATGTTATCCGTTCACAACTAGCTACAGTAGAACAACTACAAGTGCGAGTTGATAATGCTCCTACCCATCAATTACTACAAGGTAAAGTAGAAAGTATACGAATTGCAGGACGTTCTTTGCAATTAAAACAACAGAATATCCGCATTGCTGTTTTAGAATTGGAAACTGATGAAATTGAATTAGATCCAAGTAGTTTTAGGCAAAAACTACCTAAAATTAAACGACCTTTACAAGCTGGTGTGCGTTTAGTTTTAAATCAAGAAGACATCAACAAACTTTTACAGTCACCGGAATTTCTGAGCCGACTACAGAAGTTTAATATAGGAGGTTCTTCAGAATCTGATTCATCCCCAGTCTACAATTTTATCAATCCCAGGGTAGAAATTTTAGCCAATAATCGTCTGATTTTCCAAGTAGAATTACAGGAGGAAAACCAGGAAAAAAAGCTAGCCATTAAGGTGGAATCAGGATTGAGTGTAGTTACTGGGAGCCAGTTTCAACTGATTAACCCAGTTGTGTTAGTTGATGGAGAGGAATTTCCGCCTCAATTTTTGAATAATGTTGTTAATAACATTAATCAAAGATTGGATCTACGTAACTTGGAAGGTGACGGACTCCAGGTACGGATTCTAAAATTAGATATGAAGCCAAAAAAATTAGAGATTGCGGCGTTTTTAAGGATTGAGCCATCTTCTAAGTTCTTGGAAACTCGCCGTTCGTGAGTGCCGTCGTTAGCTAGACTTCTCCTCTATAAATACTATATAAGAGCCTTAAGGAAGGTTGTTAATATGAATCAACAACAAGGATCTAACCGTATTTCCTCAGGTTTAATAGCTGTTATCTCAGCAACGATTGTGGCAGTAGGAGGAGGTGTAGCTTGGTTCGTCTCGTCTAATAATCCATCGACAGTACCATCTCAACAACCAAATACGCCAACTCAATCTCTAGTCGGAAATGAAAAAACAGCCCAAATCT
This window encodes:
- a CDS encoding GAF domain-containing protein, with the translated sequence MVIYKFLLSLRRLLFQNKNQYQDNYSKSTTPLSELSEQSRLLHRLNCITLNENESKCMQAHLTTILENRNQEKTCESTSNCIVLEMSEEELRKFASYIGENTSCLFRAIVQCDSNQTQARKLRIISNHGLRLFDVMVKSHNSKELEQEYIYRDSTHLSILLSAELTKLKQFAQINYQHVGINNTVSIDLIFGNLLRVLLEKIRILIDVDTVTVLLPTSDGQQLAVCATIGLEEEILEDIRIPLSCGFAGKIAAEGKYMIVDDLSKIEVVSPILRNKGIRSMLGVPLVLKYQANGVLHVGTFRSRQFTEEDMQQLKIVVEHIGLAIESLLGNRKIISLNADQLGNVCTKYVEVKREKPLEICVVNNTTLIRLIQLFKRLIDANFSQIHICWYRV
- a CDS encoding 1-acyl-sn-glycerol-3-phosphate acyltransferase codes for the protein MPEIIHQAQPPLEFIPPAFKPWFLEAVHLLLPTWLRWKSAISQIEADDVEVLVDLYRQFQEGKIRFLIAFRHPKTQDPFCLGYLFSQIVPKVARQMGVSLQRPIHAHFIYDRGIPLWAGSHIGWIASSLGGTPIQRGKADWTGLRSARDLFANGRFPMAAAPEGATNGLSELVNPLEPGIAQLGFWCAEDLQKAGRDQQVLIVPISIQYSYIEAPWNAIAKLLSELEAASGLPVDAKAYNNISPIESLYPRLLRLSERLLSLMEQFYTRFYHQKLPEVKNQTEDANEVIAARLYVLLDVVLQVAEQYFDLQPKGNFSDRCRRVEQAGWNYIFREEYKDIKALSPLEKALGDRVAEEANLRMWHMRLVESFVAVTGKYVREKPTAERFAETTSLIRDMVTRIKGGNPFKSPPLGKQRAKITIGEPLSVSERYPVYKGSRQGARQAVADLTKDLQMAMESLVVKGE
- a CDS encoding proline--tRNA ligase; translated protein: MRLSQMLFVTLRDDPADAEIPSHKLLLRAGYIRRIGSGIYAYLPLMWRVLQKVSQIVREEMNATGAQECLLPQLQPAELWRESGRWDTYTQAEGIMFALVDRREQELALGPTHEEVITTIARDLIRSYRQLPLHLYQIQTKFRDEIRPRFGLMRGREFIMKDGYSFHEDEESLKKTYQDMYQAYSNMLRRSGLAFRAVEADSGAIGGSGSTEFMVLAEAGEDEVLYTEDGQYAANVEKAVSLTADAEPSTFTSYEKRETPGTETIEKLCAFLKCSPTQIVKNVLYQALYDHATTVLVLVSIRGDQEVNEVKLQNELTKLASQYGAKTVLKLAVPDVDTQKKWAAKPLPLGYIAPDVADDYIQSAKDIAPKFLRLVDKTATDLKNFVTGSNESGYHVVGANWGEQFKLPDDIVDVRKARPGDRAIHNPEQTLKSARGIEVGHIFQLGTEYSQVMAANYTNEQGEEKPLVMGCYGVGVSRLAQAAVEQSYDKDGIIWPVAIAPYHAIVTIPNINDAQQVEIAEKLYTELNQARIETLLDDRNERAGVKFKDADLIGIPYRIVTGRAIANGKVEVVERATHNSQEIPITEVVSTIKQWIIQAIEAKN
- a CDS encoding DUF2993 domain-containing protein, whose amino-acid sequence is MELLTILVSGLLGLIVPLGLVIDSTAENVIRSQLATVEQLQVRVDNAPTHQLLQGKVESIRIAGRSLQLKQQNIRIAVLELETDEIELDPSSFRQKLPKIKRPLQAGVRLVLNQEDINKLLQSPEFLSRLQKFNIGGSSESDSSPVYNFINPRVEILANNRLIFQVELQEENQEKKLAIKVESGLSVVTGSQFQLINPVVLVDGEEFPPQFLNNVVNNINQRLDLRNLEGDGLQVRILKLDMKPKKLEIAAFLRIEPSSKFLETRRS